The Thermococcus alcaliphilus sequence TAGCATTCCCATAGCCTGTGCCCTTATCTTATCTTCTGTGTTTAATGCCACATAAGAAGATGAGGCACTAATAAAGGCCGACCATTTTATTCCTGAAAGGATGGAGAGGACTATCATTGGATAAATGGTTGCGATTATGCCATATCCGTAGAACACTATCATGTAGCCCACTAGTGATAAAATGAAGATCTTTTTTGCGCCTTTTTTATCAATGGCTTTCCCTATGAAGGGGGCACCTAATGCTGCTGCCAGAGAGTCAACACCAAAGAGAATTCCAACCCATTGACTCCCAAATCTTTCTTCAAAGTATACAGAGAGCACGGAGTAAACTTGACCAGATGCTACCATTGCAAACAAAACAGACAAGTAAAAGATGCCCAGTTTGCCCTTTAAAAGATTCTTAAAAGCGTTGCCCTCGAAAATAACCCTCTCGCTCTCTCTGCTTTCTTGCGGAATTATTAATCGTTTGGAACGTGAAGGTTGATGGGGAGTTTCCTCTATGAGCATCACAATTCCGGCTGAAACAATTGATATTACAGCTGATATTACAAAAGCGCTTTTGATGCCAAGGAGTTTGACTATCCCACTCCCTAGAAAGTTGCCCAGCATGTACCCTATATTTTCAATGAAGTTAAAGAAACCAAAGGTCGAGCCCACCTTTTCCAGAACCGAAAGCTCGGAAATAAAGGCCGTATGAGCGGGGAAAAGTGAAGAGCCTAAAACTCCCTGAAGAATTCTTATCCCAAGGAGCATGGATGGCGTTGTGGCAAATATTACAAAAAGGTACGCAACACCTGAAGAGAATATTCCAAACGCTATGAACGGCTTTCTTCTTC is a genomic window containing:
- a CDS encoding MFS transporter — protein: MKRERSLLQIIRERTAKISIRKKRKRNLLLLAISMFLANVSWGIAFPYLGVYMKILGGSLFLVGLLSVAFNLTSSIAQYPFGYLSDRTGRRKPFIAFGIFSSGVAYLFVIFATTPSMLLGIRILQGVLGSSLFPAHTAFISELSVLEKVGSTFGFFNFIENIGYMLGNFLGSGIVKLLGIKSAFVISAVISIVSAGIVMLIEETPHQPSRSKRLIIPQESRESERVIFEGNAFKNLLKGKLGIFYLSVLFAMVASGQVYSVLSVYFEERFGSQWVGILFGVDSLAAALGAPFIGKAIDKKGAKKIFILSLVGYMIVFYGYGIIATIYPMIVLSILSGIKWSAFISASSSYVALNTEDKIRAQAMGMLNTMMSIGWVVGPLIGGYLSGISFKINFLSSLIPLTLALILILIPKS